A single region of the Leptothrix cholodnii SP-6 genome encodes:
- a CDS encoding TRAP transporter large permease subunit encodes MSHALSSTPVDPDETAAPPPGVAAFNRALARWIAPIELVTALLMAAIVAMLFGGVVARYAFGRPITWIDEIVSFAFIWVAMLGAVLAMHRNEHLRLSMFVDRMSPRLREYVHAFALVAMATFLMGLIGPAIEHVEVEWIVETPALGIPGGLRVAAIAVGLVLMLAVVAIYSVRTVPKAALATAILGVGAFVGLCLWLSPQFMQLGLFNIVIFLTGVVALCLFAGVPIAFCFGCGVMSFLAFSSNVPLIVIVGRIDEGMANMVLVSVPIFVLLGCVLDATGMGKAIVDLLASLIGHVKAGMSYVLLGSLFIVSGISGSKVSDMATVAPALFPEMRRRGNKQPEMVALLATGAAMADTVPPSIVLIVLGSVAGVSIAGLFESGFVVAMVLLLSLLLLARWKARHEDTSSVRRPPLKAIGKLALVAAPALVLPFLIRSAVGGGIATATEVSTIAVLYAMLIGQVLYGGLGWKRVYSMLVETAALSGAILLILGTASAMAWAITQSGLVQQMSQVLTTLPGGWIAFMGVTVLVFLVLGCLLEGLPAVLLLAPIMFPIAKKLGIHEIHYSMVIVCAMNVGLMMPPIGVGFYVACRIGDAKPDDAMVAIWPYIAALLGGVIVIAMFPWFSTFML; translated from the coding sequence GGTGGCCCGCTACGCATTCGGGCGACCGATCACCTGGATCGACGAGATCGTCTCGTTCGCGTTCATCTGGGTGGCGATGCTGGGCGCCGTGCTGGCCATGCATCGCAACGAGCACCTTCGCCTGTCGATGTTCGTGGACCGGATGTCACCTCGGCTGAGGGAGTATGTACACGCCTTCGCCCTGGTCGCGATGGCCACGTTCCTGATGGGACTGATCGGACCGGCCATCGAGCATGTGGAGGTCGAGTGGATCGTGGAAACGCCGGCACTCGGCATTCCGGGTGGCTTGCGTGTGGCGGCGATTGCCGTCGGACTCGTGCTGATGCTGGCCGTCGTCGCCATCTACTCGGTCCGCACGGTCCCCAAGGCAGCGCTCGCGACGGCCATCCTGGGGGTCGGTGCCTTCGTCGGCCTGTGCCTTTGGTTGTCGCCGCAGTTCATGCAACTGGGCCTGTTCAACATCGTCATTTTCCTGACCGGCGTGGTCGCGCTGTGCCTGTTCGCCGGGGTACCCATCGCCTTCTGCTTCGGCTGCGGCGTGATGAGCTTCCTCGCTTTCTCCAGCAACGTGCCGCTGATCGTCATCGTCGGGCGCATCGACGAGGGCATGGCCAACATGGTGCTCGTCTCGGTGCCGATCTTCGTGCTGCTGGGCTGCGTGCTCGATGCCACCGGCATGGGCAAGGCAATCGTCGATCTGCTGGCGTCGCTGATCGGACACGTCAAGGCCGGCATGTCCTACGTGCTGCTGGGTTCGCTGTTCATCGTCTCGGGCATCTCGGGTTCCAAGGTCTCCGACATGGCGACCGTCGCTCCGGCGCTGTTCCCGGAGATGCGCCGGCGCGGCAACAAGCAACCCGAGATGGTGGCGCTGCTCGCCACAGGTGCGGCGATGGCCGACACCGTGCCGCCGAGCATCGTGCTGATCGTGCTCGGCTCGGTCGCTGGCGTGTCGATCGCCGGCCTGTTCGAGAGCGGCTTCGTCGTCGCGATGGTGCTGCTGCTGTCGCTGCTCCTGCTGGCGCGCTGGAAGGCCCGTCACGAAGACACCAGCAGCGTGCGCCGCCCGCCGCTGAAGGCGATCGGCAAACTGGCGCTGGTGGCCGCTCCCGCGCTGGTCTTGCCCTTCCTGATCCGCAGTGCAGTGGGCGGGGGCATCGCGACCGCTACCGAGGTGTCGACGATCGCGGTCCTCTACGCGATGCTGATCGGCCAGGTGCTCTACGGCGGGCTGGGCTGGAAGCGCGTCTATTCGATGCTGGTCGAGACGGCCGCGCTCAGTGGCGCGATTCTCCTGATCCTCGGCACGGCGTCCGCCATGGCCTGGGCCATCACCCAGAGCGGCTTGGTCCAGCAGATGTCGCAGGTGCTCACCACCTTGCCCGGCGGCTGGATCGCCTTCATGGGCGTCACGGTCCTGGTCTTCCTGGTGCTCGGTTGCCTGCTCGAAGGCCTGCCCGCCGTGCTGCTGCTCGCGCCGATCATGTTCCCGATCGCCAAGAAGCTCGGCATCCACGAGATCCACTACTCCATGGTGATCGTCTGCGCCATGAACGTGGGTTTGATGATGCCGCCGATCGGCGTCGGCTTCTATGTCGCCTGCCGCATCGGCGACGCCAAGCCCGACGACGCCATGGTCGCGATCTGGCCCTACATCGCAGCGCTGCTGGGTGGTGTGATCGTGATCGCGATGTTCCCCTGGTTCTCCACCTTCATGCTCTGA
- a CDS encoding NAD-dependent epimerase/dehydratase family protein: MNLFITGAGGYIGGSLSTALLAAGHHVRGLTRDAETARRLAASGIEPVMGSMDDAVLLAREAAGADGVINTASADHPAAVQAFIAGLAGSGKPLLHTSGSSVIGDDARGARLSAQVFDEDTPLAVHPMKQARRDIDLMVLGAAERGVRSAVICPSNIYGVGRGLKRDSVQIPFLATNARQQGVVQIVGAGLNVWSNVHIDDVVDLYLLALEKSPAGAFYFAENGEASFGDIGAAIARRLGLPGIESLPAELAAQRWGEARAWFSLGSNSRVRSARARRELGWVPRHASVIDWIEREMPLAEPTSPSS; encoded by the coding sequence ATGAACCTCTTCATCACCGGCGCCGGCGGCTACATCGGCGGCTCCCTCTCGACCGCCTTGCTGGCCGCCGGCCACCACGTGCGGGGCCTGACGCGCGACGCGGAGACCGCCCGGCGACTGGCCGCATCCGGCATCGAGCCCGTGATGGGCTCGATGGACGATGCCGTTCTGCTCGCCCGCGAGGCCGCGGGCGCCGACGGCGTGATCAACACGGCCAGCGCCGACCATCCGGCTGCGGTGCAGGCCTTCATCGCAGGGCTGGCCGGATCGGGCAAGCCGCTCCTGCACACCAGCGGCTCCAGCGTGATCGGCGACGACGCACGCGGCGCACGCCTGTCGGCGCAAGTGTTCGACGAGGACACGCCTCTGGCCGTGCATCCGATGAAGCAGGCGCGTCGCGACATCGACCTCATGGTGCTCGGGGCGGCGGAGCGGGGCGTGCGTTCGGCGGTGATCTGTCCCAGCAACATCTACGGCGTCGGCCGGGGACTCAAGCGCGACAGCGTGCAGATTCCATTTCTTGCCACGAACGCCCGCCAGCAAGGCGTGGTGCAGATCGTCGGCGCGGGTCTGAACGTCTGGTCGAACGTGCACATCGATGACGTCGTCGACCTCTACCTGCTGGCGCTCGAGAAGTCACCAGCCGGCGCCTTCTACTTTGCCGAGAACGGCGAGGCCTCCTTCGGCGACATCGGTGCGGCCATCGCTCGGCGGCTCGGACTGCCGGGCATCGAATCCCTGCCGGCCGAACTGGCCGCCCAGCGCTGGGGTGAGGCGCGGGCCTGGTTCTCGCTCGGCAGCAACAGCCGCGTGCGTTCGGCGCGTGCCCGCCGCGAGCTTGGCTGGGTGCCTCGCCATGCCTCGGTGATCGACTGGATCGAGCGCGAGATGCCGCTCGCTGAACCCACTTCCCCATCTTCTTGA
- a CDS encoding SDR family NAD(P)-dependent oxidoreductase, producing the protein MNEAQMLLKDKVCVIAGAASLRSIGYATAELFVEHGAKVVVTDLMMDEQVLAGIRSSIESQLKRPVEIHGLRCDVSKADDCDQLVRQVLDLHGTIDCLVNSAGIVKSTPLLDIGAQELDLMFDVNLKGAFFLCQSVLRVFVERRAGTIVNVASLAAQRGGGLVGGPHYAASKGGMLSLTRSIAREFGPMGIRANAICPAMIDTPMLDGLPADRLSGIIDAIPLKRTGTRREAAGACLFLACELSGFVTGATLDVNGGTHIH; encoded by the coding sequence TTGAACGAGGCGCAAATGCTATTGAAGGACAAGGTGTGCGTGATTGCAGGTGCAGCCTCGCTGCGCAGCATCGGCTACGCCACGGCTGAACTGTTTGTCGAACACGGTGCGAAGGTCGTGGTCACCGATCTCATGATGGACGAGCAGGTGCTCGCCGGCATCCGGTCGTCGATCGAGAGCCAGCTCAAGCGCCCTGTGGAGATCCACGGGTTGCGCTGTGACGTCAGCAAGGCCGATGACTGCGATCAACTGGTCCGCCAGGTGCTCGATCTGCACGGCACCATCGACTGCCTCGTCAACTCGGCAGGCATCGTCAAGTCGACCCCGCTGCTGGACATCGGCGCCCAGGAGCTGGACCTGATGTTCGACGTCAACCTCAAGGGCGCCTTCTTCCTGTGCCAGAGCGTGCTGCGGGTGTTCGTCGAACGCCGCGCGGGCACCATCGTCAACGTCGCATCGCTCGCGGCGCAGCGCGGTGGCGGACTTGTCGGCGGCCCTCACTACGCGGCATCCAAGGGCGGCATGCTGAGCCTGACGAGAAGCATCGCGCGCGAGTTCGGCCCTATGGGCATTCGCGCCAATGCCATCTGCCCCGCGATGATCGACACGCCCATGCTCGACGGCCTGCCGGCGGATCGGCTGAGCGGCATCATCGACGCGATCCCCCTGAAGCGCACCGGCACACGGCGGGAAGCGGCCGGCGCCTGTCTCTTCCTGGCCTGCGAGCTGTCCGGCTTCGTCACCGGTGCCACCCTCGACGTCAATGGCGGTACCCACATCCATTGA
- a CDS encoding cupin domain-containing protein, with translation MSKQAHFLPFASLPEIARGNGIVNYLIASKKVGARAMHTGITMLPVGVPAPRHSHNAEEQVTVLEGRVKIVLEDREQVCSRFDSTFISAGVVHELVNVGDAPAYVLVVYGSPDVDRTFAATGETVAIGSDGDRFVR, from the coding sequence ATGAGCAAGCAAGCGCATTTCCTTCCATTCGCCTCCTTGCCCGAGATCGCGCGTGGCAACGGCATCGTCAACTACCTCATCGCGAGCAAGAAGGTGGGGGCACGCGCCATGCACACCGGCATCACGATGCTGCCGGTGGGTGTGCCGGCACCGAGACATTCCCACAACGCCGAAGAGCAGGTCACCGTTCTGGAAGGCCGGGTGAAGATCGTGCTGGAAGACCGCGAGCAAGTCTGCAGCCGCTTCGATTCCACCTTCATCTCGGCCGGTGTCGTACACGAACTCGTCAACGTGGGCGATGCGCCGGCCTACGTGCTGGTGGTCTACGGTTCGCCGGACGTGGACCGCACCTTCGCGGCAACCGGCGAGACCGTCGCCATTGGCTCGGACGGCGATCGATTCGTCCGCTGA
- a CDS encoding antibiotic biosynthesis monooxygenase family protein, translating into MILEIADIRIQPGRQADFERAVKQGFDVVFPQAKGFLGHEVRHGIESPERYVLLLHWATLEDHTVAFRGSPLYAQWRGLVGEFFAQPPLVEHFDLIGRSGAPDGTAR; encoded by the coding sequence ATGATTCTCGAGATCGCCGATATCCGCATCCAGCCTGGCCGCCAGGCCGACTTCGAACGCGCCGTGAAGCAGGGCTTCGACGTGGTCTTCCCGCAGGCCAAGGGCTTCCTCGGGCATGAGGTCCGACATGGCATCGAATCGCCGGAGCGCTACGTGCTGCTGCTGCACTGGGCCACGCTCGAGGACCACACGGTCGCCTTCCGGGGTTCGCCCTTGTATGCCCAATGGCGCGGCTTGGTAGGCGAATTCTTCGCGCAGCCACCGCTGGTCGAGCACTTCGACCTGATCGGCCGGTCCGGCGCGCCTGATGGAACTGCACGATGA
- a CDS encoding hemerythrin domain-containing protein: MSAGQIPAGHEPVQSFADCHTGIVQVLNGLGELPALLASAHKAQAVAGQVDTFFQQVIVLHHREEEDDLFPAVLASATAGEERDEVERLIARLTSEHRQLEASFHRLLPAIEMIRHGALAPLDRADVAGLVREYLAHASFEEAIFLPKAHAILGRNSDHMAALGLSLHIRHASEDVRRRFGSV; encoded by the coding sequence ATGAGCGCAGGCCAGATCCCCGCCGGTCATGAACCGGTCCAGTCCTTCGCCGATTGCCACACCGGTATCGTGCAGGTGCTCAATGGCCTCGGAGAACTGCCGGCCTTGCTCGCATCGGCGCATAAGGCGCAGGCTGTCGCGGGCCAGGTCGATACATTTTTCCAGCAAGTCATCGTCCTGCACCACCGCGAAGAGGAAGATGATCTCTTTCCGGCGGTGCTTGCCAGCGCGACGGCCGGGGAGGAGCGGGACGAGGTCGAGCGACTGATCGCACGGCTGACCTCCGAGCATCGTCAACTGGAGGCCAGTTTCCACCGACTCCTGCCTGCCATCGAGATGATCCGCCACGGTGCCCTGGCTCCGCTCGATCGTGCTGATGTGGCCGGCCTGGTGCGCGAGTACCTGGCTCATGCGAGTTTCGAGGAGGCGATCTTCCTGCCCAAGGCACACGCCATCCTGGGCCGCAACAGCGACCACATGGCGGCGCTGGGCCTGTCGCTGCACATCCGGCATGCGTCCGAGGATGTGCGGCGTCGCTTCGGGAGCGTCTGA
- a CDS encoding LysR family transcriptional regulator has translation MDRDPLAGVAVFVAAARSRTFTDAAERLGLTKSAVGKTVARLEERLGFKLFHRTTRLMRLTADGEAYLSACTAAIEEVAAAQAALSSRNQILSGRLHIDMPVAFGRRVLLPVLIEITRPHPDLSLTLTFTDATSDLLQEDVDLAIRFGALTDSSDLVARRLVTQERVICASPEYLRMHGEPMTLADVRAHRCIVGSLKGPPLVWFVSDGGAVERFTPPATHRLSDGEAMMDAAIGGLGIVQLPISLVREPLADGSLRSILPAHSAVGVEVHAVWPRQRHLSPRVRYVVDQLVAYAAKGRLD, from the coding sequence ATGGATCGCGATCCTCTTGCCGGGGTGGCCGTTTTCGTGGCGGCAGCACGCTCCCGTACGTTCACCGATGCGGCAGAGCGACTGGGCCTGACGAAGTCGGCTGTCGGCAAGACAGTTGCTCGCCTGGAAGAACGACTGGGTTTCAAGTTGTTCCACCGCACGACCCGTCTCATGCGGCTCACTGCGGATGGCGAGGCGTATCTGTCGGCGTGCACCGCGGCCATCGAGGAAGTGGCCGCAGCCCAGGCCGCACTGTCGTCGCGCAACCAGATCTTGAGCGGACGATTGCACATCGACATGCCGGTGGCCTTCGGAAGGCGCGTGCTGCTGCCTGTGCTGATCGAGATCACTCGACCTCATCCGGACTTGAGCCTGACCTTGACCTTCACGGACGCCACGAGTGATCTGCTTCAAGAAGATGTCGACCTGGCGATACGCTTCGGCGCGCTGACGGACAGCAGTGATCTGGTTGCACGTCGTCTCGTGACACAGGAGCGCGTGATCTGCGCTTCACCCGAATACCTGCGGATGCACGGCGAACCCATGACACTGGCCGACGTCCGTGCGCATCGTTGCATCGTGGGTAGCTTGAAGGGCCCCCCACTCGTCTGGTTCGTCAGCGACGGCGGCGCGGTGGAGCGATTCACGCCGCCCGCCACGCATCGTTTGAGCGATGGCGAGGCGATGATGGATGCTGCGATCGGAGGGCTCGGGATCGTGCAGTTGCCGATCTCGCTGGTACGTGAACCGCTCGCGGATGGGTCTCTGAGGTCGATCTTGCCGGCGCACTCGGCTGTGGGTGTGGAAGTGCATGCCGTATGGCCCCGGCAACGGCATTTGAGCCCTCGCGTGCGCTATGTGGTCGACCAACTCGTCGCCTACGCGGCGAAGGGCCGATTGGATTGA
- a CDS encoding tautomerase family protein, with protein MPVVRVSWFEGKDHAQKEKVAAEITDSIVRHTATDPNYIYVIFEDVKASDWAGAGKLFGKSPEAGEG; from the coding sequence ATGCCTGTCGTTCGAGTGAGTTGGTTTGAAGGCAAGGACCATGCGCAAAAGGAGAAGGTTGCCGCGGAGATCACCGATAGCATCGTTCGTCACACGGCGACCGACCCCAACTACATCTACGTGATCTTCGAGGATGTGAAGGCGTCGGACTGGGCCGGTGCCGGCAAACTCTTCGGGAAGAGCCCGGAGGCTGGCGAAGGCTGA
- a CDS encoding GFA family protein: protein MAKIEGSCLCGQVQYASMAEPLVVALCNCTHCQKQSGGAFSVNVGIPKGSLKFETGQTQVFADRGSSGQAVYRHFCPNCGSPIFSDVVSRPGLIWLKAGTLKDTSWVKPTMSLWCESAQSWVHQPDIQQFRQGPASV, encoded by the coding sequence ATGGCAAAAATTGAAGGCAGTTGTCTCTGCGGCCAAGTTCAATACGCCTCGATGGCCGAGCCCCTGGTGGTTGCGCTGTGCAATTGCACGCATTGCCAGAAGCAGTCGGGCGGGGCTTTCTCGGTCAATGTCGGGATACCCAAAGGTTCCTTGAAGTTCGAGACGGGTCAGACCCAGGTATTTGCCGATAGGGGGAGCAGTGGGCAGGCGGTCTATCGCCATTTCTGTCCAAACTGCGGCTCCCCCATTTTTTCGGACGTGGTCTCACGTCCTGGCCTGATCTGGCTGAAAGCGGGAACATTGAAGGACACATCGTGGGTCAAGCCCACGATGTCCTTGTGGTGTGAATCCGCTCAATCGTGGGTTCACCAACCGGACATCCAGCAGTTCCGGCAAGGTCCGGCGTCCGTCTGA
- the pcaF gene encoding 3-oxoadipyl-CoA thiolase, whose translation MTHAYICDAIRTPFGRYGGALSSVRADDLGAIPIAALMARNPGVDWAQVTDVLYGCANQAGEDNRNVARMSALLAGLPLDVPGSTINRLCGSGMDAVGTAARAIKAGEAGLMIAGGVESMSRAPFVMPKAESAFSRSNAVYDTTIGWRFVNKLMKAQYGVDSMPETAENVATDFGIDRASQDRMALASQLKAVAAQKSGYFDAEITPVTIAQKKGDPVVVSKDEHPRETSIESLAKLKGVVRPDGTVTAGNASGVNDGACALLLASETVAAMNGLTPRARVVGMATAGVAPRIMGFGPSPATRRVLALTGLTLAQMDVIELNEAFAAQGLAVLRDLGLADDDARVNPNGGAIALGHPLGASGARLVTTAINQLHRIQGRYALCTMCIGVGQGIALIIERV comes from the coding sequence ATGACCCACGCCTACATCTGCGACGCCATCCGCACCCCCTTCGGCCGCTACGGCGGCGCGCTGTCATCGGTGCGAGCCGACGACCTCGGTGCCATCCCGATCGCCGCGCTGATGGCGCGCAACCCCGGCGTCGACTGGGCCCAGGTCACCGACGTGCTCTACGGCTGCGCGAATCAGGCCGGCGAGGACAACCGCAACGTCGCGCGCATGTCCGCGCTGCTGGCCGGCCTGCCGCTGGACGTGCCGGGCTCGACCATCAACCGCCTGTGCGGCTCGGGCATGGATGCCGTGGGCACGGCCGCCCGCGCCATCAAGGCCGGCGAGGCCGGCCTGATGATCGCCGGCGGCGTCGAGAGCATGAGCCGCGCACCGTTCGTGATGCCCAAGGCCGAGAGCGCGTTCAGCCGCAGCAACGCGGTCTACGACACCACGATCGGCTGGCGCTTCGTCAACAAGCTCATGAAGGCGCAATACGGCGTCGACTCGATGCCCGAGACGGCCGAGAACGTCGCCACCGATTTCGGCATCGACCGCGCCTCGCAGGACCGCATGGCGCTGGCCTCGCAGCTGAAGGCGGTGGCGGCGCAGAAGTCGGGCTACTTCGACGCCGAGATCACGCCGGTGACGATCGCGCAGAAGAAGGGCGATCCGGTCGTCGTGTCGAAGGACGAACACCCGCGCGAGACCTCGATCGAGTCGCTCGCCAAGTTGAAGGGCGTCGTGCGCCCGGACGGCACGGTGACGGCCGGCAATGCGTCCGGCGTCAACGACGGCGCCTGCGCGCTGCTGCTGGCCAGCGAGACCGTCGCGGCGATGAACGGCCTGACGCCACGCGCCCGCGTGGTCGGCATGGCCACCGCCGGTGTGGCGCCGCGCATCATGGGCTTCGGCCCGTCGCCGGCCACGCGCCGCGTGCTGGCACTGACCGGCCTGACGCTGGCTCAGATGGACGTGATCGAACTGAACGAGGCCTTCGCTGCACAAGGCCTGGCAGTGCTGCGCGACCTCGGCCTGGCCGATGACGATGCGCGCGTCAACCCGAACGGCGGCGCGATCGCGCTGGGCCATCCGCTGGGCGCGAGCGGCGCGCGGCTGGTGACCACGGCGATCAATCAGCTGCACCGCATCCAGGGCCGCTACGCGCTGTGCACGATGTGCATCGGCGTCGGGCAGGGCATCGCGCTGATCATCGAGAGGGTATGA
- a CDS encoding 3-oxoacid CoA-transferase subunit B, with product MSTTPKRWNRDEMALRVARDIPDGAVVNLGIGLPTRVANHLPADREVMMHSENGVIGMGPAPAEGEEDYDLINAGKQPVTLLPGGCFFHHADSFAMMRGGHLDICVLGAFQVSATGDLANWHTGAADAIPAVGGAMDLAVGAKKTFVMMEHTTKSGEAKIVAACTYPLTGVGCVSRIYTDLAVLDVTAQGLVVIDLAPGVELDALQALTGAALLQLDTKH from the coding sequence ATGAGCACAACCCCCAAGCGCTGGAACCGCGACGAGATGGCGCTGCGCGTGGCACGCGACATCCCCGACGGCGCGGTCGTCAACCTCGGCATCGGCCTGCCCACGCGGGTGGCCAACCACCTGCCGGCCGACCGCGAAGTGATGATGCACAGCGAGAACGGCGTCATCGGCATGGGCCCCGCGCCGGCCGAAGGCGAGGAGGACTACGACCTGATCAACGCCGGCAAGCAGCCGGTCACGCTGCTGCCCGGCGGCTGCTTCTTCCACCATGCCGACAGCTTCGCGATGATGCGCGGCGGCCACCTCGACATCTGCGTGCTCGGTGCCTTCCAGGTGTCCGCCACGGGCGACCTCGCCAACTGGCACACCGGCGCAGCGGACGCGATTCCGGCCGTCGGCGGCGCCATGGATCTGGCCGTCGGCGCCAAGAAGACCTTCGTGATGATGGAGCACACCACCAAGTCGGGCGAGGCCAAGATCGTTGCCGCCTGCACCTACCCGCTGACCGGCGTGGGCTGCGTCAGCCGGATCTACACCGACCTCGCGGTGCTCGATGTCACCGCCCAAGGACTCGTCGTGATCGACCTTGCGCCGGGTGTCGAACTCGACGCGCTCCAGGCGCTAACCGGGGCAGCACTGCTTCAACTCGATACCAAGCATTGA
- a CDS encoding 3-oxoacid CoA-transferase subunit A: MIDKLYPSTQAALADLRDGATVMIGGFGTAGLPNELIDALIEQGARDLTIVNNNAGNGDTGLAALLATGRVRKIICSFPRQADSWHFDRLYREGRIELELVPQGNLAERIRAAGAGIAGFFTATGYGTLLAEGKETRVIDGRGYVLEQPIHADVALIKAERGDRWGNLTYRMTARNFGPIMAAAASTTIASVHEFVELGSLDPESIVTPGLYVQRVVQIERAITTAGGFKTAA; the protein is encoded by the coding sequence ATGATCGACAAGCTGTATCCCTCGACGCAGGCGGCGCTGGCCGACCTGCGTGACGGCGCCACGGTGATGATCGGTGGCTTCGGCACGGCCGGGCTGCCCAACGAGCTGATCGACGCATTGATCGAACAAGGCGCGCGTGACCTGACGATCGTCAACAACAACGCCGGCAACGGTGACACCGGTCTGGCCGCCTTGTTGGCGACCGGGCGGGTGCGCAAGATCATCTGCAGCTTTCCGCGCCAGGCCGATTCGTGGCACTTCGACCGCCTGTACCGCGAAGGCCGCATCGAGCTGGAGCTGGTGCCGCAGGGCAACCTGGCCGAACGCATCCGCGCCGCGGGCGCCGGCATCGCCGGCTTCTTCACCGCCACGGGCTACGGCACGCTGCTGGCTGAGGGCAAGGAGACCCGCGTCATCGACGGCCGCGGCTACGTGCTGGAGCAACCCATCCACGCCGACGTCGCGCTGATCAAGGCCGAGCGCGGCGACCGCTGGGGCAACCTGACCTACCGGATGACCGCGCGCAACTTCGGGCCGATCATGGCCGCAGCGGCTAGCACCACGATCGCCAGCGTGCACGAGTTCGTCGAACTCGGCAGCCTCGACCCCGAAAGCATCGTCACCCCTGGCCTCTACGTGCAGCGGGTGGTTCAGATTGAGCGGGCCATCACCACTGCCGGCGGTTTCAAGACCGCCGCGTGA
- a CDS encoding intradiol ring-cleavage dioxygenase, translating into MRNINEDTITQAVLAAMDQCRDARLRTVMTSLVQHLHSFAREVKLTEAEWFQAIQFLTAVGHITDDVRQEFILLSDVLGLSTLVTAQNNVKPTGCTEATVFGPFFVENAPDYPLGADISNGARGEPCFVSGRVTGIDGQPLAGVLMDVWQSDEDGFYDVQKPPTTDQPHTHRARGRIRTDAQGGYHFRSILAQPYPIPHDGPVGKMLDALGRHPWRPAHLHFMLSAPGHERLITHVFRDQDRYLDSDAVFGVRSTLISDWVRHEAGTAPDGTALDRPYYTLNYDFVLNPAKREA; encoded by the coding sequence GTGCGCAACATCAACGAAGACACCATCACCCAGGCGGTACTGGCCGCCATGGATCAATGCCGTGATGCGCGCCTGCGCACGGTCATGACCAGCCTGGTCCAGCACCTGCATTCCTTCGCCCGCGAGGTCAAGCTGACCGAGGCGGAGTGGTTCCAGGCGATCCAGTTCCTGACCGCGGTCGGCCACATCACCGACGATGTCCGCCAGGAATTCATCCTGTTGTCCGACGTGCTGGGCCTGTCGACGCTGGTGACCGCGCAGAACAACGTCAAGCCCACTGGCTGCACCGAGGCCACCGTGTTCGGACCGTTCTTCGTCGAGAACGCCCCCGACTATCCGCTCGGCGCCGACATCTCGAACGGCGCGCGCGGCGAGCCGTGTTTCGTCAGCGGCCGTGTCACCGGCATCGACGGCCAGCCGCTGGCCGGCGTGCTGATGGACGTCTGGCAATCGGACGAGGACGGCTTCTACGACGTGCAGAAACCGCCGACCACGGATCAGCCGCACACGCACCGGGCCCGCGGACGCATCCGTACCGATGCGCAGGGCGGCTACCACTTCCGCTCGATCCTGGCGCAGCCCTATCCGATCCCGCACGACGGCCCGGTCGGCAAGATGCTCGACGCGCTGGGCCGGCATCCCTGGCGGCCGGCGCACCTGCATTTCATGCTGAGCGCACCGGGCCATGAGCGCCTGATCACGCATGTCTTCCGGGATCAGGACCGCTACCTCGACTCCGATGCGGTCTTCGGCGTGCGCTCGACACTGATCTCCGACTGGGTCCGGCACGAGGCCGGAACCGCGCCCGACGGCACCGCGCTCGATCGGCCGTACTACACCTTGAACTACGACTTCGTGCTCAACCCCGCCAAGCGGGAGGCCTGA